Below is a genomic region from Isosphaeraceae bacterium EP7.
CGGTCGCCGTCGCGGCGGGCCTGGGCCAGATGGGCATCCATCGCAACGTCATCCACCCAAAGTTCGGCAACTTCATCCTCCTCAGCACGATCCTCATCGAAGTCGAAGTCTCGGAGCAAACACGACCCATCGAATACAACCCGTGCCTGGGGTGCAAGCTCTGCGTGGCAGCGTGCCCGGTCGGCGCCATCGCACCGGACGGCCATTTCGACTTCACGGCCTGCCTGACTCATAACTACCGGGAGTTTCTCGGGGGATTCACCGACTGGGTCGAGCAGGTCGCCGACAGCAAGGACGCGCTCGACTATCGCAGCCGGGTCGAAGATTCAGAGACCGTCTCGATGTGGCAGAGCCTCAGTTTTGGGCCGAATTACAAGGCGGCCTACTGCATGGCGGCTTGCCCGGCGGGCGACGACGTAATCGGCCCGTTCCTGAGCGACCGCAAGGGCTTCCTAAAGGAGGTCGTCAATCCGTTGCAGGAGAAGGTCGAACCGATCTACGTCGTTCCCGGCTCCGACGCCGAGGCGTACGTCTCGAAGCGATTCCCCCATAAGAGGCCCCGGCTGGTTGGAGGCGGCCGACGGCTCAGGTCCATCAAGTCCTTCCTGTCCGCACTCCCCCACGCCTTCCAGCGGCATGCGTCGGAGGGACTGGAGGCGACCTATCACTTCGCGTTCACCGGGGAAGAGTCCGCCGAGGCGACAATAGTCATCGGGGGCAAGACCATCCGGGTCGAGCCGGGCCACGTCGGCACCGCCGACCTCCGCGTCGTCGCCGACAGCCGGACCTGGCTCGGCTTCCTGGCAAAGGAACGAAACCTCGCCTGGGCCCTAATCCGAAGGAAAATCCGCCTGAAGGGGTCTCCCCGTTTGCTGGTCGCCTTCGGGCGTTGCTTTCCGTCCTGAGACCAGCCAAAGAAGATTCTGCCCTGAGTAATTCCTTACGTGTCGAGCTATCGCTAAGCTCGAGGCATGAAACGCGTCCTTCTCACCGGCATTGACTGACGTGCCCCCGATTTCCTGGGCCATCGCACTTGAGAGTTCGGATACGATGTGCGCTTGACCCCATTTCGAGTCCACTCATAACGAGAGTTTCGCTGGGATCTTCGGCCCTTGCTCCCTGGCCTTGGATGCGGCGAATTCCCCGGGGGCCAGGTAGCCCAGGGCGCTGTGCGGGTGGTCCTTGTTGTAGCTCGCTCGCCACGCCTCGATCTTCACCCGGGCGTCCTCCAGGCACAAGAACCAGCTCGGCGAGAGGCACTCCTGGCGCAGGCGGCCGTTGAACGATTCGATGAAGGCGTTGTCCGTCGGCTTCCCCGGCCGGCTGAAATCCAGCGTTACGCCGTTGAAGTAGGCCCACAGGTCGAGCGACCGCCCGACGAACTCCGGCCCGTTGTCCACGCGGATGCTCCCCGGCACGCCCCGCTCGGCGACCAGCCCCTCCAGGACCCGGACGACCTGGTCGCCGGTGAATCGTGCGTCGGCCCGGGCGGCCAGGGCCTCGCGGGTGTAGGTATCCACGACGGTCAGGATGCGGAACCGACGGCCATCCGAGAGTGCGTCGCTGACGAAGTCCATCGCCCAGATGCGGTCGGGTGCCTCGGCGGCGGCCCGCGCCGCCCGCACCTGAGAGCTGGCGTGCCGCCGCGGGGCCTTGCGCCGCACGGCCAGGCCCTCCTCGGCGTAGAGTCGGTAGGTCCGCTTGTGGTTGACCTGCCAGCCCTCGCGGCGGAGCAGGACGTGGAGCCGGCGGTAGCCGTACCGGACGCGTGCCCCGGCCAGGTCGCGCAGGCGGACCCGCAGGGGGCCCTGCGGGTCGCGTCGGCTGACGTAGCGATGGCTCGCCCGCGGGAAGTCCATCGCCGAGCAGGCCCGGCGCTCGCTCACCCGGTAGGCGGCCTGCAGGCCCGCG
It encodes:
- a CDS encoding SCP2 sterol-binding domain-containing protein encodes the protein MRIDVERLRRICVEAGADDVGFVAIDRHELDDQRAEILALYPWTKGLVSIVCRMNREPVRSPARSVANLEFHHVGHHTDEVASTIVSALEAEGIRAVNPSMGFPMEVNRFPDKVWVVSHKPVAVAAGLGQMGIHRNVIHPKFGNFILLSTILIEVEVSEQTRPIEYNPCLGCKLCVAACPVGAIAPDGHFDFTACLTHNYREFLGGFTDWVEQVADSKDALDYRSRVEDSETVSMWQSLSFGPNYKAAYCMAACPAGDDVIGPFLSDRKGFLKEVVNPLQEKVEPIYVVPGSDAEAYVSKRFPHKRPRLVGGGRRLRSIKSFLSALPHAFQRHASEGLEATYHFAFTGEESAEATIVIGGKTIRVEPGHVGTADLRVVADSRTWLGFLAKERNLAWALIRRKIRLKGSPRLLVAFGRCFPS
- a CDS encoding IS3 family transposase (programmed frameshift); translated protein: MKKSKFTEEQIGFALRQAEAGTPVDQVCRKLGVSQATFFRWKQRFGGMGVGEVRRLRQLEEENRKLKQLVADLSLDKAMLQDVLSKKGLTPARRRDVVAGLQAAYRVSERRACSAMDFPRASHRYVSRRDPQGPLRVRLRDLAGARVRYGYRRLHVLLRREGWQVNHKRTYRLYAEEGLAVRRKAPRRHASSQVRAARAAAEAPDRIWAMDFVSDALSDGRRFRILTVVDTYTREALAARADARFTGDQVVRVLEGLVAERGVPGSIRVDNGPEFVGRSLDLWAYFNGVTLDFSRPGKPTDNAFIESFNGRLRQECLSPSWFLCLEDARVKIEAWRASYNKDHPHSALGYLAPGEFAASKAREQGPKIPAKLSL